The Aeromicrobium yanjiei DNA segment TGAGCCGTTGGACAGTCGCCTGCGCGACGACGACGCGCTCGACGAGATCGAGATGACAAGCCGTCTCATCATCGCGGCGTCCTCGAAGGACGGACACCTCTCGCAACGCGAGGTCGACGAGATCCTGGGCATCCCCACTGCCGGGTGACCCCGCGGCTGGCATGTGCGAACAGCGTGCATCTAGCATGGGCTTGCCCTACTCAGCATTGACAGGAGCTAGTCGTGCGTTTTCGCATTCGGCCAGTTGAAACATCCTTCTACGATCTGTTCACCGAGATGGCGAACCACCTCGTGGAGGGTGCAAATCTGCTGGCGCAGATGCTCGACTCCGGCACCGACAAGAACGCCCTCGGTGACCTGATGAGAGAAGCCGAGCACCAAGCGGACGAGACGACCCACAAGATCATCAAGCGGGCCAACACGACGTTCATCACGCCGTTCGACCGTGAGGACATCTACCGTCTCGCCAGCAGCCTCGACGACGTCATGGACTTCATGGAGGAGACCGTCGACCTCGTGGGCCTGTACGAGCTCGGCGAGCTGCCGGCCGACTTCGCGCCGCAGGTCGAGGTGCTGCAGCGGGCGACCCAGCTGACCGCCGATGCCATGCCGCGACTGCGCACGATGAAGGACCTCGACGAGTACTGGATCGAGATCAACCGGCTGGAGAACCAGGGCGACCGCTCGTACCGCCGAATCGTCGCCAACCTGTTCAGCGGAAGCTACAAGTCGCTGGAGGTGCTCAAGCTCAAGGACGTCGTTGACTCCCTCGAGCACGCCATCGACGCGCTCGAGTCCGTCGCGAACACGGTGGAGCAGATCGCCGTCAAGGAGTCCTGAGCAGTGGACCTTGTCCTCGCCCTGGTGATCGCCACTGTCGTCATCGCACTGTTCTTCGACTACACCAACGGCTTCCACGACGCTGCCA contains these protein-coding regions:
- a CDS encoding DUF47 domain-containing protein, which encodes MRFRIRPVETSFYDLFTEMANHLVEGANLLAQMLDSGTDKNALGDLMREAEHQADETTHKIIKRANTTFITPFDREDIYRLASSLDDVMDFMEETVDLVGLYELGELPADFAPQVEVLQRATQLTADAMPRLRTMKDLDEYWIEINRLENQGDRSYRRIVANLFSGSYKSLEVLKLKDVVDSLEHAIDALESVANTVEQIAVKES